The DNA segment TGGATCCCGCGGCGCTCGGTTCGCCGGAGAGCTGGTGGTCGGTGCTGCTGGAGCAGATGTGGGACGGGCTGCTCTGAGCCGTCGTTCCCGTCCCCGCCGCTGAGGCGGAGGGCGAGGTGGGAGGCCGGGGCCGGCCGGATACGCGTATCCGGCCGGCCCCGGCCTCTGTCCGTGTGCCCCGGCTCCGTGGCCGCCTCCCTCATCCCCGTTCACCGGTCCGGTACTTGACCCTGACGTTGCGGGAGGGGGAAGGATGACCGGGACCTCAGGAGGAGGTACCCCGAGAAGTACTCCGCCTGCCGGTGGAGAGCCCCTAGGGGTACCTCCGTACTACGGCTCGGGGAGGGCTCGTACCGGCGGAGGACGAGACGGGGCGGGGTCGGTCCTTAACCTGGCTTTACGCCGCTGGGGGTGGCGGGGCACACCACCGGAGGGTGGGGTTTTCCCCAGAGGAAGACTGCGCCGGGCACCAGGGCGCTCAGGCTTCCCCGCCGCCAGACTGCATCACGTCGAACGAACACGCACGGAGCGGCCGTCGGGCATGACGGCGGTCGCGCGGGCACCGTTTTCCCACTTGCTGAGCGATACAGGAGACTTACCGTGACATCGGCTGTGACCATTCCCAAGCCCGGAGGAACTGGTGGGCGTACGGCCGTTGCCGCGCGGGCGCGGCAGGTCGTGAAGGCGTACGGGTCCGGGGAAACCCGTGTCGTCGCCCTGGACCACGTGGACGTGGACATCGCCCGCGGCCGGTTCACCGCGATCATGGGTCCGTCGGGGTCCGGCAAGTCCACGCTGATGCACTGTCTGGCCGGGCTCGACACGGTGACCAGCGGGCAGATCCACCTGGACGAGACGGAGATCACCGGGCTGAAGGACAAGAAGCTGACGCGGCTGCGCCGGGACCGGATCGGGTTCATCTTCCAGGCGTTCAACCTGCTGCCGACGCTGAACGCGATCGAGAACATCACGCTTCCCATGGACATCGCCGGCCGCAAGCCGGACCGGCCGTGGCTGGACCGGGTGGTGGAGACCGTCGGACTGTCCGACCGGCTGAAGCACCGGCCCACCCAGCTCTCCGGCGGGCAGCAGCAACGGGTGGCGGTGGCGCGGGCCCTGGCCGCCCGGCCGGAGATCATCTTCGGTGACGAGCCGACCGGAAACCTCGACTCGCGTGCGGGTGCCGAGGTCCTCGGCTTCCTGCGCCGCTCGGTCGACGACCTGGGCCAGACCATCGTGATGGTCACGCACGACCCGGTCGCCGCCTCCTACGCGGACCGGGTGCTGTATCTCGCCGACGGCCGCATCGTCGACGAGATGCACAAGCCGACGGCCGAGCAGGTCCTGGACCGCATGAAGGACTTCGACGCCCGGGGGCGTACGTCATGACTGTCCTGAAGACCTCGATGCGCAACTTCCTCGCACACAAGGGGCGGATGGCGCTGTCGGCGGTGGCGGTGCTGCTGTCGGTGGCGTTCGTGTCCGGGACGCTGGTGTTCACGGACACGATGTCGACGACGTTCGACAAGCTGTTCGCGGCCACGGCGTCGGACGTCACGGTCAGCGCCAAGGACGCCTCCGACGGCGGCGAGACCACCTCCGACACCGGCAAGCCGCCGGTCATCCCCGAGTCCGTGCTCGCCCGGGTGCGGGACGTGGACGGGGTGAAGTCGGCCGAGGGGGCGTTGCACTCCACCGCGCTGACCGTCGTCGACGGCGACAGGGAGAGCCTCTCGCCCACCAGCGGCGGCCCGACCATCGTCGGCAGCTGGACCGCCAACGACGCCCGCACCATGAAGATCACCTCCGGTGCGGCGCCCGAGGGCCCCGACCAGGTCATGGTGGACGCCGACACCGCCGACAAGCACCGCCTGGAGCTCGGTGACGAGATCAGTGTCATCAGCGTGGTCGGCACGCACGCCGCGAAGATCTCCGGCATCACCGACTTCACCGTCACCAACCCCGGTGCCGCGATCTTCTTCCTGGACACGAAGACCGCCCAGCAGGCCCTGATCGGTGAGAGCGGCGTCTTCACCAACGTCAACGCCACGGCCGCCGACGGTGTCAGCGACGACCGGCTGAAGAAGAACGTCGTGGCCGCTCTGGGCGGCGACTACAAGGTGCTGACCGCCGAGGAGAGCGTGGAGGCCGGCCAGCAGGACGTCGAGGGCTTCATGAGCGTCATGAAGTACGCGATGCTCGGCTTCGCCGGGATCGCGTTCCTCGTCGGCATCTTCCTGATCATCAACACGTTCTCCATGCTGGTCGCCCAGCGCACCCGGGAGATCGGCCTGATGCGGGCCATCGGCTCCTCCCGCAAGCAGGTCAACCGTTCGGTGCTGATCGAGGCGCTGCTCCTGGGCGTCGTCGGGTCGCTGCTCGGGGTGGCCGCGGGCGTCGGGCTCGCGGTCGGGCTGATGAAGCTCATGGGCGCGGTCGGCATGGAGCTGTCCACCGACGACCTCACGGTCGCCTGGACGACCCCGGTGGTCGGGCTGCTCCTCGGTGTCGTCGTCACCGTTCTGGCCGCCTACCTGCCCGCGCGGCGGGCCGGGAAGATCTCCCCGATGGCCGCCCTGCGTGACGCGGGTGCCCCCGCGGACGCCAGGGCCGGCTGGATCAGGGGTGGCGTCGGCACGCTCCTGACCGCGGTCGGCGCGCTCGCGCTGTACCTCGCCTCGGCGGCGGACAAGGCCACCGAGGGCTCGATGTGGCTCGGCCTGGGGGTGGTGCTCTCGCTGGTCGGGTTCGTGCTCGTCGGCCCGCTGCTCGCCGGCGGTGTGGTCCGGGTGCTGGGCGTCGTCGTGCTGCGGGTCTTCGGTCCCGTGGGGCGGATGGCCGAGCGCAACGCCCTGCGCAACCCGCGCCGCACCGGCGCCACCGGTGCCGCGCTGATGATCGGGCTGGCCCTGGTGGCGTGCCTGTCGGTGGTCGGCTCGTCCATGGTGGCCTCCGCCACCGACGAGCTCGACAGGATCGTCGGCACGGACTTCATCATCCAGCCCGACAGCGGTCAGCTGCTCACCCCGCAGGCGGTGAAGGCGGTGCAGGAGACCCCGGGGCTGGAGCGCGTCACCGAGTACAAGTGGACCGAGGCGGACTTCACCACGCCCGACGGAAAGCGGCTCGAGGACACCGCGATCACCGCGGCCGACCCGACGTACGCCACCGACCTGCGGGTGGAGACGGTGGAGGGGAAGCTCTCCGACGCCTACCGGCCCGACTCGATGTCCGTCCACGAGAAGTTCGCCGAGGACCACGGCATCGGCCTCGGCTCGACGATCGACGTCACGTTCAGGGACGGGGAGACCGGCACGCTGACCGTCCGGGCGATCACCAGCAGTGAGGCCGTGGTCGACGCGGGTGCGATGTACACGTCGATCGAGACCCTCGCGAGGTACGTCCCGGCCGACCGGATGCCGCTGGACATACTGCTCTTCGCCACGGCGAAGGAGGGACAGCAGGAGGCCGCGTACACGGCGCTGAAGGACTCGCTGCACGACTACCCGCAGTACACCGTGCGCGACCGGACCGACTACAAGGAAGCGCTCAAGGACCAGATCGGCCAGCTGCTGAACATGATCTACGGCCTGCTGGCCCTGGCGATCGTCGTCGCGATCCTGGGTGTGGTGAACACCCTGGCCCTGTCGGTGGTCGAGCGGACGAGGGAGATCGGCCTGATGCGGGCCATCGGCCTCTCGCGCCGCCAGCTGCGCCGCATGATCCGCCTGGAGTCGGTCGTCATCGCCCTTTTCGGTGCCCTGCTGGGCCTGGGGCTCGGCATGGGCTGGGGCGCCACCGCCCAGCAGCTCCTCGCGCTGGAGGGCCTGAAGGTCCTCGAGATCCCGTGGCCGACGATCACCGGTGTGTTCATCGGCTCGGCGTTCGTGGGGCTGTTCGCGGCTCTGGTCCCGGCGTTCCGGGCGGGCCGGATGAACGTCCTGAACGCGATCGCCACGGAGTAGCCGCGGCCGCGACCGGCCACCGCACACGGGGGTTGCGGGGGAACGCCCGGTGCCGGGGAGCCCAGGAGGGCCACCGGCGCCGGGTGGCTTCGCGCGTGCGGGAGCCGGGGGCGCCCGGGGGCCACGTGACGGCGACGGCGTCCGGCCCCGGTCCTACGCGCCGGCGCACACCTCGCACGGGATGGCCGCCCCGTCGGTGCCGGCGGGAAAGTAGGCGGGATTGAACGTCTCCCGTACGAAGACCAGCGGTCCGGCCGCGTCGCACCTCACGTACGTCTTCGACGCGCAGGCCTCGTCCGGTGCCTCGGGCCAGGCGGCACGGCCGACGTGGAGCAGCCGCCGCTCCGGCCGGCCGCCCCGGCCTGCCAGCGCGTACCCCAGGGGCCGCGGGGCCGGCATCGCCGCGTCCCCGTCCCCGTCCGCGTCGCGGCCGGCCGCGACGACCACGACGCTGGCGGAGACGGGCACACCGGTGGGCGTGACCAGCCGGGTCCGGCGCAGCAGGCACGGCCGGCCCGCCTCGAGACCCAGCGTCGCCCGGGGGGCGGAGTCGTCGAGGGCGTGCGTGGACAGCCGGGCGGTGTGGGTGATCCGGACGTGCAGGGGTGCCTTCACCACCGCTTCGAGCAGGACGGTCGTCAGGCCGTCGCTCGCCAGGAGCATGCGCGTGCGGGCCGAGGCGAACTCGGCGATGCTCCGGTCGGGACCGGGCGCGGGACCGGGGGGCGGAGTCGTCGAGGGCGTGCGTGGACAGCCGGGCGGTGTGGGTGATCCGGACGTGCAGGGGTGCCTTCACCACCGCTTCGAGCAGGACGGTCGTCAGGCCGTCGCTCGCCAGGAGCATGCGCGTGCGGGCCGAGGCGAACTCGGCGATGCTCCGGTCGGGACCGGGCGCGGGAGCATGCGCGGGACCGGGGGTGGAGCGTGAGGAGGAGCTGTGGCCATCTGATACGCGGCCTGCTTTCGCTGGATGCGGAAGGACTCGTTCCGGAGCGCGGTGGAGCACAGGGGAGCGCGGGAGGGGTGCGCGGGAGCGGTGCGGGCCTACCGGGCGGCCTCGTGCGGTCTGCGGCCCCATGCCGTCAGCATCGCGATGAACATCTCCCGGGTCGAGGGCCGGCGCACGTGGGCGATGGCCTCGTCCAGTGTGGCCATGGGCACCTCGTCGGCCAGCAGGTGGATCTCGCACTGCTCGCGCGTGTGCGCGACGAAGGTGCCGAACCCCGGATTCATCCCGATGATCGGATGGTGTGCGAGCAGACCGACCTTGGCCAGTCCGAGGTCCGTGAGGATCCGCGGGTACCGGGAGGCGAAGTGGAGGTCGCTGCCGATCACGTTCGCCATCATAAGGAAGTGTCCCGTCATCACCTTCCGGTAGGCGGGGTGGTGGTACTGCTCGGGATGCAGGGCGACACCGTCGGTGAGGTCCAGCAGCCCGCCCGGCCGCACCCAGGACAGCATGCGGGGCAGCAGTTCCTCCCGCTGCCGCAGGTGCCTCACCAGCAGCCTGGCGTGGACGAGGTCGAACTCGCCCGGAGGGAAGCCGGTGTCGTTGACGTCGGCGTGCACGACATCGAGGTGCGACCGCTTCCGCGTCAGGAACGTGCTGTCGCGGTCGAGCGCGGTGACCGGCCCGTGGACGGTCCGGCTCAGCCAGGAGTTGACGGTACCGGTTCCCGCTCCGACGTCGAGGCAGCGCCAGCCGGGCTCGACCCCGAGGTCGTGCAGGGTTTGGAAGGAGACAGGGTCCAGGGCCCGGGTGAGCCCGCCCAGACGTGCCCGTTCGTTGTCGCGTGCCGAGGAGAGGAGCACATCGCCGTAACTTTCCATAGTCACGACCGGGTCGACGATCTACCGGTTGTGACGACACGGGCGGCTCGACGAGGGCCGCTCGCCTGCCGTCCGTCGTCCGCCCGCAGCCGGACGGGCCCGGCACGCGCCGCGGGCCGGGCTCGGTCGTCGTACGCTGGAGACCCCCGGCCCGCGGCGCGTGCCGGGCCCGTCGTGTTGCACACCTCTCCGTAAGGGAAGCCGCTCCGAATGAGCCTGCACGGTCTGTTGGACGCCGTCGTCAAGGACACCGCCCTCGCGGAAGCGATCTCGGCGGCTGCCGACGGCAACCGCATGCACGTCGACCTGGTCGGCCCCTCCGCCGCCCGTCCGTTCGCGGTCGCCGCCCTCGCCCGGGAGACCGGCCGTACGGTGCTGGCCGTGACGGCGACCGGCCGGGAGGCCGAGGACCTGGCGGCGGCCCTGCGCTCCATGCTCCCGCCCGAGGAGGTCGTGGAGTACCCGTCCTGGGAGACGCTGCCGCACGAGCGGCTGAGCCCGCGCAGCGACACCGTGGGACGCCGGCTGGCCGTGCTGCGCCGGCTGGCGCACCCCCGCGCCGACGACCCGGAGACGGGCCCGGTGTCGGTCGTCGTCGCGCCCGTACGGTCCGTGCTCCAGCCACAGGTCAAGGGTCTGGGCGAGCTGGAGCCGGTCGCGCTGCGGACCGGAGGGAGCGCCGATCTGAACGAGACGGTCGAGGCGCTCGCCGCCGCCGCGTACGCGCGCGTGGAGCTGGTCGAGAAGCGCGGCGAGTTCGCCGTACGCGGCGGCATCCTCGACGTGTTCCCGCCCACCGAGGAACACCCCCTCCGGGTGGAGTTCTGGGGCGACGACATCGAGGAGATCCGTTACTTCAAGGTCGCCGACCAGCGCTCCCTGGAGGTGGCCGAGCACGGCCTGTGGGCCCCGCCCTGCCGTGAGCTGCTGCTCACCGAGGACGTACGGGAGCGTGCGCGGGTGCTGGCCGAGCGGCACCCGGAGCTGGGCGAGCTGCTCGGGAAGATCGCCGAGGGGATCGCGGTGGAGGGCATGGAGTCCCTCGCGCCGGTTCTGGTCGACGACATGGAACTGCTCCTCGACGTCCTGCCCGAGGGCAGCATGGGCGTCGTGTGCGACCCGGAGCGGGTGCGCACCCGCGCCTCGGACCTGGTGGCGACCTCGCAGGAGTTCCTGCAGGCGTCCTGGGCGGCCACCGCAGGGGGCGGCGAGGCGCCGATCGACGTCGGCGCGGCCTCCCTGCGGTCCATCGCGGACATCCGTGAACGGGCCCGCGAGCTGGAGATGATGTGGTGGTCGGTGTCGCCGTTCGCCGCCGACGAGTCGTTCGCGTCCGACGGCGGCAGTGCCGGGGCCGGCGGCGGGGCGGAGGGCTCGGACACCCTCAAGCTCGGCATGCGCGCCCCGGAGGCCTACCGGGGCGACACCGCGCGGGCGCTCGCCGACACCAAGAGCTGGCTGGCCGACGGCTGGCGCACGGTGTTCGTCACCGAGGGCCACGGCCCGGCAGCCCGCACCGTGGAGGTGCTGGGCGGCGAGGGCATCCCGGCCCGCCTGGCCGGGGCGGCCGACGGGAAGGCGGGGACGGGCGAGCTCGGCGAGATCGCCCCGGCCGTCGTCCACGTCGCCTGCGGTTCCATCGACAACGGCTTCGTCGACCCGGTGCTCGGACTGGCCGTGCTCACCGAGACCGACCTGTCCGGCCAGAAGGCGTCCGGCCGTGAGGGCGCCCGGATGCCGGCCCGGCGCCGCAAGACCATCGACCCGCTCACCCTGGAGCCGGGCGACCACATCGTCCACGAGCAGCACGGCGTCGGCCGCTACATCGAGATGGTGCAGCGCACCGTGCAGGGCGCGACCCGCGAGTACCTGGTGGTGGAGTACGCCCCCGCCAAGCGCGGCCAGCCCGGCGACCGCCTCTACATTCCCACCGACCAGCTGGAGCAGATCACCAAGTACGTCGGCGGCGAGGCGCCCACCCTGCACCGTCTCGGCGGCGCCGACTGGACCAAGACGAAGGCCCGCGCCAAGAAGGCCGTCAAGGAGATCGCCGCCGACCTGATCAAGCTGTACAGCGCGCGCATGGCAGCCCCCGGGCACGCCTTCGGCGGGGACACGCCCTGGCAGCGCGAGCTGGAGGACGCCTTCCCGTACGCGGAGACGCCCGACCAGCTCACCACCATCGCCGAGGTCAAGGAGGACATGGAGAAGACGGTCCCCATGGACCGGCTGATCTGCGGCGACGTCGGCTACGGCAAGACGGAGATCGCGGTGCGGGCCGCGTTCAAGGCGGTGCAGGACGGCAAGCAGGTCGCCGTCCTCGTCCCCACGACGCTGCTGGTGCAGCAGCACTTCGGGACCTTCGGCGACCGGTACGCGCAGTTCCCGGTGAACGTGCGGGCGCTGTCCCGGTTCCAGAGCGACACGGAGGCGAAGGCGGTCCTCGAGGGGCTGAAGGACGGCTCGGTGGACGTCGTCATCGGCACCCACCGGCTGTTCTCCTCGGAGACGAAGTTCAAGGACCTGGGCCTGGTCATCGTCGACGAGGAGCAGCGGTTCGGCGTCGAGCACAAGGAGCAGCTGAAGAAGCTGCGCGCCAACGTCGACGTGCTGACCATGTCCGCCACCCCGATCCCGCGCACCCTGGAGATGGCGGTCACCGGCATCCGTGAGATGTCGACGATCACCACGCCGCCGGAGGAGCGCCACCCGGTGCTCACTTTCGTCGGCCCGTACGACCAGCGGCAGATCGGCGCGGCCGTCCGCCGTGAACTGCTGCGCGAGGGGCAGGTCTTCTACATCCACAACCGGGTCGAGTCGATCGACCGCGCGGCGGCCCGGCTGCGCGAGATCGTGCCCGAGGCGCGCATCGCGACCGCCCACGGACAGATGTCGGAGTCGGCGCTGGAGCAGGTCGTCGTCGACTTCTGGGAGAGGAAGTTCGACGTGCTGGTGTCGACGACGATCGTCGAGTCCGGCATCGACATCTCCAACGCCAACACCCTGATCGTGGAACGCGGCGACAACTTCGGCCTGAGCCAGCTGCACCAGCTGCGCGGCCGGGTCGGCCGCGGGCGGGACCGCGGTTACGCGTACTTCCTGTACCCGCCGGAGAAGCCGCTGACGGAGACCGCGCACGAGCGCCTCGCGACGATCGCCCAGCACACCGAGATGGGCGCGGGCATGTACGTGGCGATGAAGGACCTGGAGATCCGCGGCGCCGGAAACCTGCTCGGCGGCGAGCAGTCGGGCCACATCGCGGGCGTCGGCTTCGACCTGTACGTCCGGATGGTCGGCGAGGCCGTCGCGGACTACCGGCGCCAGCTGGAGACCGGCGGGATCCAGGAGGAGCCGCCGCTCGAGGTCAAGATCGAGCTGCCCGTCGACGCGCACGTCCCGCACGACTACGCGCCCGGCGAGCGGCTGCGTCTGCAGGCGTACCGGGCGATCGCCGCCGCCGACAAGGAGGAGGACGTCACGGCGGTGCGCGAGGAACTCGTCGACCGCTACGGCACGTTGCCGGAGCCGGTGGAGAACCTGCTGCTGGTGGCGGGGCTGCGCATGCTCGCCCGCGCGTGCGGTGTCGGCGAGATCGTCCTGCAGGGCAACAACATCCGTTTCGCGCCGGTGGAGTTGCGGGAGTCCCAGGAACTCCGTCTCAAACGGCTCTACCCGGGCACGGTCATCAAACCGACCGCGCACCAGGTGCTGGTGCCCCGTCCGAAGACCGCGAAGGTGGGCGGGAAGCCGCTGGTCGGCCGGGAGCTGCTGGCGTGGGTCGGGGAGTTCCTGACGTCGGTCCTGGGGTCGTGACCGGCCCCGCCCCGTTCCGGGCCCCGGACACACGAAACGGCGGACACACGAAACGGCGGACCCGCGAAACCGCCCACGGGAAGGGGGTCCGTGGGCAGTTCCCGGTCCTGGGGCACGTCGGGTTCCGGTGACGTGAGGGCGGACGGCTGAGCGAGGAGACCCGGGGTCTACGCCTGGTCGTGGCGGCCCCGGTCGCGGTGCAGGCCGAACCGTTTCTCGGCCTGCCGCTGTCCGGCGTCGACCTGGCTCTCGTGCTTGCCGCCGGTCCTCTTGTTGATCTCCTTCTCCGCCGCGTCGGAGGCCTTCTTCGCCTTGTCCTGCACCGAGCGGTTGCTCTTGAACTTGTCGAGGATGCCCATCCGGAGCTCCTTCCCGGGTGACTCAGCACCGACCCTACGCGGAATCATCCCTTGATGCTCGATTTGCACCGATGTGGTCTGGACCTCTCTCTGGCTACGGTGGGACCAGGTGCGATCCGGCCGTTCGGGGACGGGTGCAGAGGGACAAAGGGGTGGTGCGCCGTGGGGCGGTACTCGACGACGTTCTCGGCGTGCGCGGCACGAGGCGGGACGCGGGGCGCGGCGGGACGCGCGGGAGTGGCGGCGCTGGCCGCCGTACTGCTCCTCGCCGGCTGCGAGGTCCTGGAGGAGGGGAGCGGTTCTCCCGCCGAGAGCGGCGGCGCGGCGCAGGCGCCGGACGGACGCGCCGTCAGCCCCCTGGACAACCCGGACGGCACCGAACCGGGCCTCACCCCGCTGACCGGGGAGGCGGACCGGGCCGACGGGCGTGCACTCATCGAGACGGTGCGAACCAAGGGGCGCGGGCCGAAGACGGGTTACGACCGCGACGAGTTCGGCTACGCCTGGAAGGACACGGCCGACGGAGTGCCGTTCGCCCGCAACGGTTGCGACACGCGGAACGACTTGCTGAAACTCCACGGGCGCAACGTCGAGTTCCGTACCGGTTCCGACTGCGTGGTCGTCTCGATGGACGTGTACGACCCGTACACGGGCAAGGACATCGCCTGGAAAAAGGCGAAAGCCGCCGAGGTCCAGATAGACCACGTGGTGCCGCTCTCGTACAGCTGGCAGATGGGCGCCTCCCGCTGGAGCAAGGAGAAGCGGCAGCGGCTGGCCAACGACGTGCTGAACCTCCTGCCGGTTTCGGGATCCGCGAACTCCGCCAAGAGTGACTCCGGGCCGGCGTCCTGGCTGCCGTCGAACAAGGCGATCCGGTGCTCTTACGTGGTGCGGTTCGCGCAGGTCGCGGAAAAATATGAGCTCCCAGTGACGGCCTCGGACAAGGAAATGATGCTCAAGCAGTGTGGGGACTGAGAGGGCTGCGATGACCTGGGGAAATGCCGTGGCTTCCGCGCTGCGGGACGCCTATGCTCCGTTGCCGTGGCTGATCGCGTACAGAAGATCGTGACGGAGCCGCCGGGCCTGAAGAGCGTCACCGACGTCTGGCAGGTGGCCGACCGGCGTCTGGCGCAAGGGGACGCTGCCTTCATCGCGGACCTCGGCATCGCGCTCGCCGGGGCGTACGGCTCCGAGCCCAGGCCGATCTGGCAGTACGGGAGCGTCTTCGACCACCTGCTCCGGCTGCTGGCCACCAATCCTGGCCCTGGGAACGTGGTTCAGGCGCTGCGGCTGGTCTCCTCGACGGAAGTCGCCCAAAGGGAGTTGGATCACTCCACGGCATCCTTGCTGGCGTCCGGTCACCCGGCCTCCCGGTCGACGGCGGCGCCAACTCCTCCAAGGGCGACTCGGGGCCCGCGGCCTGGCTGCCGCCCAGCAAACGGGTCCGGTACGCGTACGCGGTCCGCTTCGCCCAGGTCGCCGTCAAGTACGAGATGCCGGTGACCGCCGACGACAAGGAGATGATGCTGCGGCAGTGCGGCGGCTGACCGCCCTGACGGCAACGGCCGGCAACGGTCGGCAACGGTTCGGTACACACCGGGACCGGTTGTCCCCATCGGCCTATACGCTCGGACTTCCCGGCGCCTTCCGCTCGCGCGGTTTCGCCCACCCGTACCACCCGTACCACCCGTACCACGCGTGTCACTTGCGCGCTCGTACCCCTCGTACTACTCGCACCACTCGTCCCATCGGCTACACCGGTCCAGGAGCAGTCATGTACGGCCACGGCGCGGCGCCGCCCCAGCGCAGTACGGCAACGGTCATCTCCCTGCGCGTGCTGATCGCCGCCGCCGGCGTCCTGTCGTGCGGGCTGCTGGCCTGCGTGCCGCTGTTCCGGGTCGCGGTCCTGCGGGGCCGCCTCCCCGACTGGCTGATGGCCTGGGTGAGCCTGCCGCTCTCCCTCTTCCTGCTGATGGTGATCGGCTCGCTCCCGGAGTCGGACCCCCGGACCGATGTCGCCCTCTTCGGTCTCCTGCTCCTGGGCGCAGGCGCGGCCGTGTACTACCTGACCGTGGACATCCGCCACCACCAACGGCTGCTCCATTACGGGGTGCACGGCATCCCGTCGCCCCACGCCACGACGATGCACGCGCACGGCGGCGCCCCCGCCCCCTACGGCTACCCGCAGCCCACGCCGCCGTACACGCACACACCGGTGCCGCAGCCCCGGCCCAACATGCCCCCGCAGATGCCCCGGCCGCCCGTGCCGCACCACGACGGGGCCCCCACCCCGGTACCTCCGGCCCAGTCGCCGCAGCAGCCCGGGCCGGCCCGGATCGACCAGGTGCGCGCCGAACTCGACGAGCTCAGCGACTACCTGCGCAGAAGCGACGGCGGCCGGGGCGACGGCAACAAGCAGGGGGGCAGGTGAGGGTGACGGCGGGACGGGTCGTCGCCGGCCGCTACGAGCTGTCCACGCTCATCGGGCAGGGCGGCATGGGGCAGGTCTGGACGGCCTACGACAAGCGGCTGGACCGGCGGGTCGCGGTGAAGCTGCTGCGCCCGGACAAGGTGGCCGGCCAGGAGGCCGACGAACTGCGCCGCCGCTTCGTGCGTGAGTGCCGGGTGACCGCGCAGGTCGATCATCCCGGCCTGGTCACCGTGCACGACGCGGGCAGCGAGGGCGACGAACTGTTCCTCGTCATGCAGCACGTCGACGGCGCCGACCTCGGCGACCACCTCGCCGAGCACGCCCCGTACCCGTGGCAGTGGGCGGTGGCGGTGGCCGCGCAGCTGTGTGCCGCGCTGAGCGCGGTGCACGCCGTGCCGATCGTCCACCGTGACCTCAAACCGCGCAACGTGATGGTGAGGCAGGACGGTACCGTCACGGTGCTCGACCTGGGCGTCGCCTCCGTCATGGACAGCGACACCACGCGCCTGACCCACACCGGTTCGCCCATCGGCTCGCCCGCCTACATGGCCCCGGAGCAGGCGATGGGCGGCGTGGTCGGACCGTACACGGACCTGTACGCGCTCGGCGTGCTGCTGCACGAACTGCTCAGCGGTGATGTGCCCTTCGCGGGCTCGACGGCGCTCGGCGTGCTGCACCGGCACCTCTACGAGGCGCCGCAGCCGGTGCGCCAGGTCCGCCAGGAGGTCCCCGAGGCCCTGGAGGCGCTGGTCCTGCGTCTGCTCGCCAAGGACCCGCAGCACCGCCCCGCCTCCGCCCAGGAGGTCTACGAGCACCTGTCGCTGCTGCTGCCGTCGAGGGGCACACCCACCGGAGCGCCCCTCGACCCCACGCGCCCCTTTCTGCGTCCGCACGCCCCCTGGCCGGACCGTGCGCGCACCCCCGCGCCCCGGCCCGCCCCCGCCGCACCGCTCGCGCCCGTCGCGGGGAAGGCCGACGTCGCCGCGGCCGTGGACGAGGTCAAGCGGCTGCTCGGCGAGGGCTGCATCACCCAGGCCGTGGACGTCCTCGGCGGCATCCTGCCCGTCGCCGCCGAACAGCACGGCGAGCGCTCCCCGGTCGTCCGCACCCTGCGCAAGCAGTACGCGGCCACCCTCCTGGACGACGGCCAGTACCGGCGCGCGCTGCCCGAACTGCGCCGCCTCGCCGACGAACGCGCCACCGAGGCGGGCCAGGCCGACCCGCAGTC comes from the Streptomyces sp. KMM 9044 genome and includes:
- a CDS encoding ABC transporter ATP-binding protein, which encodes MTSAVTIPKPGGTGGRTAVAARARQVVKAYGSGETRVVALDHVDVDIARGRFTAIMGPSGSGKSTLMHCLAGLDTVTSGQIHLDETEITGLKDKKLTRLRRDRIGFIFQAFNLLPTLNAIENITLPMDIAGRKPDRPWLDRVVETVGLSDRLKHRPTQLSGGQQQRVAVARALAARPEIIFGDEPTGNLDSRAGAEVLGFLRRSVDDLGQTIVMVTHDPVAASYADRVLYLADGRIVDEMHKPTAEQVLDRMKDFDARGRTS
- a CDS encoding ABC transporter permease translates to MTVLKTSMRNFLAHKGRMALSAVAVLLSVAFVSGTLVFTDTMSTTFDKLFAATASDVTVSAKDASDGGETTSDTGKPPVIPESVLARVRDVDGVKSAEGALHSTALTVVDGDRESLSPTSGGPTIVGSWTANDARTMKITSGAAPEGPDQVMVDADTADKHRLELGDEISVISVVGTHAAKISGITDFTVTNPGAAIFFLDTKTAQQALIGESGVFTNVNATAADGVSDDRLKKNVVAALGGDYKVLTAEESVEAGQQDVEGFMSVMKYAMLGFAGIAFLVGIFLIINTFSMLVAQRTREIGLMRAIGSSRKQVNRSVLIEALLLGVVGSLLGVAAGVGLAVGLMKLMGAVGMELSTDDLTVAWTTPVVGLLLGVVVTVLAAYLPARRAGKISPMAALRDAGAPADARAGWIRGGVGTLLTAVGALALYLASAADKATEGSMWLGLGVVLSLVGFVLVGPLLAGGVVRVLGVVVLRVFGPVGRMAERNALRNPRRTGATGAALMIGLALVACLSVVGSSMVASATDELDRIVGTDFIIQPDSGQLLTPQAVKAVQETPGLERVTEYKWTEADFTTPDGKRLEDTAITAADPTYATDLRVETVEGKLSDAYRPDSMSVHEKFAEDHGIGLGSTIDVTFRDGETGTLTVRAITSSEAVVDAGAMYTSIETLARYVPADRMPLDILLFATAKEGQQEAAYTALKDSLHDYPQYTVRDRTDYKEALKDQIGQLLNMIYGLLALAIVVAILGVVNTLALSVVERTREIGLMRAIGLSRRQLRRMIRLESVVIALFGALLGLGLGMGWGATAQQLLALEGLKVLEIPWPTITGVFIGSAFVGLFAALVPAFRAGRMNVLNAIATE
- a CDS encoding class I SAM-dependent methyltransferase, with protein sequence MESYGDVLLSSARDNERARLGGLTRALDPVSFQTLHDLGVEPGWRCLDVGAGTGTVNSWLSRTVHGPVTALDRDSTFLTRKRSHLDVVHADVNDTGFPPGEFDLVHARLLVRHLRQREELLPRMLSWVRPGGLLDLTDGVALHPEQYHHPAYRKVMTGHFLMMANVIGSDLHFASRYPRILTDLGLAKVGLLAHHPIIGMNPGFGTFVAHTREQCEIHLLADEVPMATLDEAIAHVRRPSTREMFIAMLTAWGRRPHEAAR